A DNA window from Panthera tigris isolate Pti1 chromosome X, P.tigris_Pti1_mat1.1, whole genome shotgun sequence contains the following coding sequences:
- the TSC22D3 gene encoding TSC22 domain family protein 3 isoform X2 yields MNAEMYQTPMEVAVYQLHNFNISFFSSLLGGDVVSVKLDNSASGASVVAIDNKIEQAMDLVKNHLMYAVREEVEILKEQIRELVEKNSQLERENTLLKTLASPEQLEKFQSRLSPEEPVPETPHAPEAPGGSAV; encoded by the exons ATGAACGCCGAAATGTATCAGACCCCCATGGAGGTGGCGGTCTATCAGCTGCACAATTTCAacatctccttcttctcttccttgctTGGAGGGGATGTGGTTTCCGTTAAGCTGGATAACAG TGCCTCTGGAGCCAGCGTGGTGGCCATAGACAACAAGATCGAGCAGGCCATG GATCTGGTGAAGAATCATCTGATGTATGCAgtcagagaggaggtggagatCCTGAAGGAGCAGATCCGGGAGCTGGTGGAGAAGAACTCCCAGCTGGAGCGTGAGAACACCCTCCTGAAGACCCTGGCAAGCCCAGAGCAGCTGGAGAAGTTCCAGTCCCGCCTGAGCCCCGAAGAGCCAGTTCCAGAAACCCCACACGCACCTGAGGCCCCCGGTGGTTCTGCGGTGTAA